A genome region from Thermomonospora amylolytica includes the following:
- a CDS encoding NAD-dependent epimerase/dehydratase family protein, which produces MTVETVVLTGAAGQVGSVLREPLRRRLRRLISVDRVSLVAEGANETVHQAQLAGIEDVMSVIEGADAIVHLAGVPDEAPLADLLDGNVLGTHHVLEAARRTGVERVVLASSNRLTGCYPAAQTVSAQMPPRPDGLYGVSKVAVEALGRLYADKFGLQVVCLRIGSLEPEPSEPRHLATWLSPRDCAGFVWGALTRPGITFATAYAVSANTRRFWELDDRLGYHPRDDAEAYADRIPEATSYFAGDQLQGGDYATADYTLRHAFDQRPTDRSSC; this is translated from the coding sequence ATGACAGTGGAGACGGTCGTTCTCACCGGTGCCGCCGGGCAGGTCGGATCCGTGCTGCGTGAACCGTTGCGGCGCCGGCTGCGCCGGCTGATCTCGGTCGATCGCGTGTCACTGGTCGCCGAAGGAGCCAACGAGACGGTCCACCAGGCCCAGTTGGCCGGCATCGAGGACGTGATGTCGGTCATCGAGGGCGCCGACGCGATCGTGCACCTGGCCGGAGTACCGGACGAGGCGCCGCTCGCCGACCTCCTGGACGGCAACGTCCTGGGCACCCACCACGTACTGGAGGCGGCACGGCGCACGGGAGTCGAACGCGTGGTGCTCGCCAGCAGCAACCGGCTGACGGGCTGCTACCCGGCCGCGCAGACGGTCTCCGCGCAGATGCCGCCCCGTCCCGACGGGCTCTACGGCGTCAGCAAGGTCGCCGTGGAAGCCTTGGGACGGCTGTACGCGGACAAATTCGGTCTGCAGGTGGTGTGCCTGCGCATCGGCAGCCTCGAACCCGAACCGAGCGAACCACGGCACCTGGCCACCTGGCTGAGTCCACGCGACTGCGCCGGGTTCGTCTGGGGTGCGCTGACCCGGCCCGGCATCACCTTCGCCACCGCGTACGCGGTCTCGGCCAACACTCGCCGGTTCTGGGAACTGGACGACCGGCTCGGCTACCACCCCCGCGACGACGCCGAGGCCTACGCCGACCGGATCCCTGAAGCGACGAGTTACTTCGCCGGTGACCAACTCCAGGGAGGCGACTACGCCACCGCCGACTACACCCTCCGCCACGCCTTCGACCAGCGGCCGACCGACAGATCATCCTGTTAG
- a CDS encoding HEAT repeat domain-containing protein gives MVAGHQVAFFLREIGSADPARRAAAAKGLSRVPGHVAELTALAGDPAPQVRAAAALGLGRQGEAAPIGPLVALCSDPGAEVRRRAVNALDRLGATGPAVAAAFVQRVGDGELRSRPVVLDWLLRFGVPVPAGALAPLLADPDPLIWGPARLLLRLLPEADAVFADLVRTGPDEVRRRALHMLARPQAGIPGMGPDADPETREAAWRRLWDPEPRVTEALLAALEAETEPHARNVLFGALAAHRVPEAVAPAAAWLADPECGPGAAEVLAGAGTAEAVDLLRRFVTGPERQGTGPRGATAWGLGADLLRRFPARAGQQEAELRGAAVRALGAAGGVPEAELIFGLLDDPAEPVRLGAVAGLGAFFQRFDGSPRGGLERWRAGRVPGLPLPPPADDPAVRELARRSAERLTRLLTRDVEHADACHNALWHIPEVRPLLPALLGHPEGRVRSTALHLAERFGEMDFAGRLRLLDDAHHAVRQGAALKFLLLVEQENLTSAEQDTLRPHLERGQDDPDHYVRTFTARALAHLDRAG, from the coding sequence ATGGTCGCGGGACATCAGGTCGCGTTCTTCCTGCGTGAGATCGGCTCGGCTGATCCCGCGCGTCGTGCGGCGGCGGCCAAGGGGCTGAGCCGCGTTCCCGGGCACGTCGCCGAGTTGACCGCCCTGGCCGGGGATCCGGCGCCGCAGGTACGCGCGGCGGCCGCGCTGGGACTGGGCAGGCAGGGCGAGGCGGCGCCGATCGGGCCGCTGGTGGCGCTGTGCTCCGATCCCGGCGCCGAGGTCCGGCGGCGTGCGGTGAACGCGCTGGACCGGCTCGGTGCGACCGGGCCCGCGGTGGCCGCGGCCTTCGTCCAGCGGGTCGGGGACGGCGAGTTGCGCAGCCGGCCCGTGGTGCTCGACTGGCTGCTGCGGTTCGGAGTGCCGGTGCCGGCCGGGGCGCTGGCGCCGCTGCTCGCCGACCCCGACCCCCTGATCTGGGGGCCCGCCAGGCTCCTGCTGCGGCTGCTGCCCGAGGCCGACGCCGTCTTCGCCGATCTGGTGCGCACCGGGCCGGACGAGGTGCGACGACGGGCCCTGCACATGCTGGCCCGCCCGCAGGCCGGCATCCCCGGCATGGGCCCGGATGCCGACCCCGAGACGCGTGAGGCGGCCTGGCGCCGGTTGTGGGATCCCGAGCCGCGGGTGACCGAAGCTCTGTTGGCCGCACTTGAAGCCGAGACCGAGCCCCACGCACGCAACGTGCTGTTCGGCGCGCTGGCCGCGCACCGCGTGCCCGAGGCCGTCGCGCCTGCGGCCGCCTGGCTGGCCGACCCCGAGTGCGGGCCCGGCGCGGCCGAGGTGCTGGCCGGAGCCGGCACGGCCGAGGCCGTCGACCTGCTGCGGCGATTCGTCACCGGACCCGAACGGCAGGGGACCGGACCGCGCGGCGCGACGGCCTGGGGGCTGGGCGCCGACCTGCTGCGGCGGTTCCCCGCGAGGGCAGGGCAGCAGGAGGCCGAGTTGCGCGGAGCGGCGGTCCGGGCGTTGGGCGCCGCCGGCGGCGTCCCCGAGGCCGAACTGATCTTCGGCCTGCTCGACGATCCGGCCGAGCCGGTGCGCCTGGGCGCGGTCGCCGGGCTGGGCGCCTTCTTCCAGCGGTTCGACGGTTCCCCGCGCGGCGGGCTGGAGCGGTGGCGGGCCGGACGCGTGCCCGGCCTGCCGCTCCCGCCTCCCGCCGACGACCCCGCGGTGCGCGAACTGGCACGCCGGTCGGCGGAACGGCTGACGCGCCTGCTCACCCGCGATGTGGAGCACGCCGACGCCTGCCACAACGCCCTGTGGCACATCCCGGAGGTGCGCCCCCTGCTGCCGGCGCTGCTCGGACATCCCGAGGGACGGGTGCGTTCCACCGCGCTCCATCTCGCCGAGCGGTTCGGCGAGATGGACTTCGCCGGTCGGCTGCGGTTGCTGGACGACGCCCACCACGCCGTACGCCAGGGCGCGGCACTGAAGTTCCTGCTGCTGGTCGAGCAGGAGAACCTGACGTCCGCCGAGCAGGACACGCTGCGCCCGCACCTCGAACGCGGACAGGACGACCCCGACCACTACGTCCGCACCTTCACGGCCAGGGCCCTGGCCCACCTGGACCGAGCAGGCTGA
- a CDS encoding NDMA-dependent alcohol dehydrogenase, giving the protein MQTRAAILWEPRTDWSIEDIELDDPKAGEVKVRLAAAGLCHSDEHLRTGDMVLDPEIAQLMGWEQFPIIGGHEGAGEVVEVGPGVTTLKEGDHVVLSFVPACGRCPSCAMGRQHLCDLGAFLLGGRQIGDMTARHHAKSGRDLGIMCLLGTFAPYTVVSEASCVKIDDGIPLDKAALVGCGVTTGWGAAVNAADVQPGETVVVIGLGGIGMNAVQGAAMAGARHVIAVDPVDWKRDRAGVFGATHTAASVEEAAAMIAEMTWGANADKAILTTGVATGDLIGPMMGMVAKGGRGVVTAVAPISQENVQLNLFDLAMQRKELVGCIFGNANPRRDIPRLLRLYEEGRLKLNELVTNTYALDEVNQGYQDMLEGKNIRGMIKY; this is encoded by the coding sequence GTGCAGACTCGAGCGGCCATCCTGTGGGAACCCCGCACCGACTGGAGCATCGAGGACATCGAGCTCGACGATCCGAAGGCCGGGGAGGTCAAGGTCAGGCTCGCCGCGGCGGGGCTGTGCCACTCCGACGAGCACCTGCGCACCGGGGACATGGTGCTCGACCCCGAGATCGCGCAGCTGATGGGGTGGGAGCAGTTCCCGATCATCGGCGGGCACGAGGGGGCCGGGGAGGTCGTCGAGGTCGGTCCCGGCGTCACGACGCTGAAGGAGGGCGACCACGTCGTCCTGTCGTTCGTCCCGGCCTGCGGGCGCTGCCCGTCGTGCGCCATGGGCCGCCAGCACCTGTGCGACCTCGGCGCCTTCCTGCTCGGCGGCCGGCAGATCGGCGACATGACGGCGCGGCACCACGCCAAGAGCGGCAGGGACCTCGGGATCATGTGCCTGCTCGGCACGTTCGCGCCGTACACCGTGGTCAGCGAGGCGTCCTGCGTGAAGATCGACGACGGGATCCCGCTCGACAAGGCCGCCCTGGTCGGCTGCGGCGTCACCACCGGATGGGGCGCGGCCGTCAACGCCGCCGACGTCCAGCCGGGCGAGACCGTCGTCGTGATCGGCCTGGGCGGCATCGGGATGAACGCCGTGCAGGGCGCGGCCATGGCCGGCGCCCGGCACGTCATCGCCGTCGACCCGGTCGACTGGAAGCGGGACCGGGCCGGGGTCTTCGGCGCCACCCACACCGCGGCGTCGGTCGAGGAGGCCGCGGCCATGATCGCGGAGATGACCTGGGGCGCCAACGCCGACAAGGCGATCCTCACCACGGGCGTGGCCACCGGCGACCTCATCGGCCCGATGATGGGGATGGTCGCCAAGGGCGGCCGCGGGGTGGTCACCGCGGTCGCGCCGATCTCCCAGGAGAACGTCCAGCTCAACCTGTTCGACCTGGCGATGCAGCGCAAGGAGCTGGTCGGCTGCATCTTCGGCAACGCCAACCCGCGCCGTGACATCCCGCGCCTGCTGCGCCTGTACGAGGAGGGCAGGCTCAAGCTCAACGAGCTGGTGACCAACACCTACGCCCTCGACGAGGTGAACCAGGGCTACCAGGACATGCTCGAGGGCAAGAACATCCGCGGGATGATCAAGTACTGA
- a CDS encoding serine/threonine-protein kinase, giving the protein MRPGVRIAARYRLERRLGEGGKTEVWQAADEVGGRRVAIRLLHPGRAADPVVRGGFRSGARAAAGLTHPRIAAVLDHGEADGVDGRPIPYRVTEFLEGRMPEGGLAGREAIAVLVQVAEALAAAHEAGVAHGDLRPAKVVLCEDGVKVRDFALGTEPADPAYLPPERQIGPAADVYALGVMLSEALTGERNPDGRRPPHVSLEVAELCRRCQAYEPDQRPTAHEVRSVLIGAAAEPEPSPEPPPPPSPRRMPIGPARMLALTTVVGLVAAATLTVVTVPGAEPPGRRAAPPLATPSGPPPSASVPPSGSPSPSPSSGSPSPEPIPTSPSPSPPSVVTPALRPPDRATLVHRLSRVREAIEAGRQYGEIHPQVAAELDALVTDFQRELAAHRPVAVEQRLDLLCTKVAERYRAGAMTRSRAREILHALDAVDDPVHVAPASLRIPF; this is encoded by the coding sequence ATGCGCCCAGGGGTCCGCATCGCCGCCCGGTACCGGCTGGAACGACGGCTCGGCGAAGGCGGGAAGACCGAGGTGTGGCAGGCCGCCGACGAGGTCGGGGGCCGCCGTGTCGCGATCCGGCTGCTGCACCCGGGACGAGCGGCGGATCCGGTGGTGCGCGGCGGGTTCCGGAGCGGCGCGCGGGCGGCTGCGGGGCTGACCCATCCCCGCATCGCCGCCGTGCTCGACCACGGCGAGGCGGACGGCGTCGACGGCCGCCCCATCCCCTACCGGGTGACGGAGTTCCTCGAGGGGCGCATGCCGGAGGGCGGTCTTGCGGGGCGGGAGGCGATCGCGGTGCTCGTGCAGGTCGCCGAGGCCCTGGCCGCCGCGCACGAGGCCGGGGTCGCGCACGGCGATCTGCGGCCGGCGAAGGTCGTGCTGTGCGAGGACGGCGTCAAGGTGCGCGACTTCGCCCTCGGCACCGAGCCCGCCGACCCCGCCTACCTGCCGCCGGAACGGCAGATCGGCCCGGCGGCCGACGTCTACGCGCTGGGCGTGATGCTCTCCGAGGCGCTGACCGGCGAGCGCAACCCGGACGGTCGCCGCCCCCCGCACGTCTCGCTGGAGGTCGCCGAACTGTGCCGGCGCTGCCAGGCGTACGAGCCGGACCAGCGGCCCACCGCCCACGAGGTGCGTTCCGTGCTGATCGGGGCCGCGGCCGAACCGGAGCCGTCCCCCGAGCCGCCGCCTCCGCCCTCCCCCAGGCGCATGCCGATCGGCCCCGCCCGCATGCTCGCCCTCACGACGGTGGTCGGTCTGGTCGCGGCGGCGACGCTCACCGTCGTGACCGTCCCCGGTGCGGAGCCGCCCGGCCGCCGCGCGGCGCCTCCCCTGGCCACCCCGTCCGGCCCGCCGCCGTCCGCCTCCGTTCCCCCGTCCGGATCCCCGTCCCCGTCTCCGTCGTCCGGCTCGCCCTCCCCGGAGCCGATACCGACGTCCCCGAGCCCGTCGCCGCCCTCGGTGGTGACCCCGGCCCTCCGTCCGCCGGACCGCGCGACCCTGGTGCACAGGCTCAGCCGCGTACGGGAGGCGATCGAAGCCGGCCGCCAGTACGGCGAGATCCACCCCCAGGTGGCGGCCGAACTCGACGCGCTCGTCACCGACTTCCAGCGCGAACTGGCCGCCCACCGCCCCGTGGCCGTCGAACAGCGCCTCGACCTGCTGTGCACCAAGGTCGCCGAACGCTACCGGGCGGGCGCCATGACCAGGTCCCGGGCTCGGGAGATCCTGCACGCCCTGGACGCCGTCGACGACCCCGTCCACGTCGCCCCGGCGTCCCTGCGGATCCCCTTCTGA
- a CDS encoding peptidoglycan recognition protein family protein gives MPARPKHRKTQTPAMSRRRLLIAGGVLAAGTLLEVSGYAADATASSDSDRTPDRRKAREAAGRRSGHDMPRIRTRADWNARPAPAPRLVREAPKFIVVHHTATPNVDDYSLEQAYRLSRSIQSAHMGVNGWPDTGQHFTISRGGHIMEGRQGSIDAARRGFFVEGTHAGRANDFTVGIECEGTYSDVLPPEPLLASLTETLAWLCRQYDLDPREAIVPHRHFSSTECCGTAFAAALPNLRGVVEDLLG, from the coding sequence ATGCCCGCAAGGCCCAAGCACCGTAAGACGCAGACCCCCGCGATGTCCCGGCGCAGGCTCCTCATCGCCGGCGGAGTCCTCGCCGCGGGAACGCTTCTCGAAGTGTCCGGCTACGCCGCCGACGCCACGGCCTCCTCCGACTCGGACCGGACCCCGGACCGGCGCAAGGCGCGCGAGGCCGCCGGTCGCCGTTCCGGGCACGACATGCCGCGCATCCGCACACGCGCCGACTGGAACGCCAGGCCCGCCCCCGCTCCCCGGCTGGTCCGCGAGGCCCCGAAGTTCATCGTCGTCCACCACACGGCGACGCCGAACGTGGACGACTACTCGCTCGAACAGGCGTACCGGCTGTCCCGCAGCATCCAGAGCGCCCACATGGGCGTCAACGGCTGGCCCGACACCGGCCAGCACTTCACCATCAGCCGGGGCGGCCACATCATGGAAGGCCGCCAGGGCAGCATCGACGCGGCGCGCAGGGGCTTCTTCGTCGAGGGCACCCACGCGGGCCGCGCCAACGACTTCACCGTGGGCATCGAGTGCGAGGGCACCTACAGCGACGTGCTGCCGCCCGAGCCCCTGCTGGCCTCCCTCACCGAGACCCTCGCCTGGCTGTGCCGCCAGTACGACCTGGACCCGCGGGAGGCGATCGTCCCCCACCGCCACTTCAGCTCCACCGAATGCTGCGGAACCGCCTTCGCCGCAGCGCTGCCCAACCTGCGGGGCGTCGTGGAGGACCTGCTCGGCTGA